One window from the genome of [Clostridium] celerecrescens 18A encodes:
- a CDS encoding metal ABC transporter permease, whose product MAPQFEIQIIAVIVAVACALPGTFLVLRKMSMMSDSITHTILLGIVLAFFSTHDLSTPLLIVGAALMGVVTVWLTELLSRTRLLAEDAAIGVVFPLLFSIAIILITRYAGSVHLDTDSVLLGELAFAPFDRMIIGGVDMGAKAIYTTGILLLINLAVIIIFFKELKIATFDPMLAAVLGFSPALVHYGLMTLVSLTTVGAFQAVGSVLVVAFMIGPPVTAYLLTDDLKRMLILSGIIGAVNGILGYQAAAMLDVSIAGTMAVVTGLVFFLVFVFAPHRGLVRSLLRRRNQKLEFAKATLLFHLSNHENSTEENAEAGIDTIKTHLHWTGEFTSKIIKSLEREDCVQLSGGLVKLTPEGRYAIMRNYITLFSR is encoded by the coding sequence ATGGCACCACAATTTGAAATTCAAATCATAGCCGTTATTGTTGCTGTGGCCTGCGCTCTCCCCGGAACGTTTCTGGTACTTCGGAAAATGTCAATGATGTCGGATTCCATTACCCATACGATTCTATTAGGAATTGTACTCGCTTTTTTCAGCACCCACGATCTTTCTACACCTTTGCTGATTGTGGGAGCCGCACTGATGGGGGTTGTGACCGTTTGGCTCACGGAGCTTCTAAGCCGGACACGGCTGCTGGCGGAAGACGCTGCCATCGGCGTGGTGTTTCCCTTGCTCTTTTCCATAGCCATTATCCTGATTACCCGTTATGCCGGCTCGGTTCACCTGGATACTGATTCGGTACTATTGGGAGAGCTGGCTTTTGCTCCTTTTGACCGCATGATCATAGGCGGCGTGGATATGGGTGCAAAGGCGATTTACACAACAGGGATTCTGCTGCTGATCAATCTGGCTGTAATTATCATTTTCTTCAAAGAACTAAAGATAGCAACCTTTGATCCTATGCTGGCCGCCGTACTTGGCTTTTCCCCTGCCCTGGTGCATTATGGACTGATGACGCTGGTATCTCTTACCACAGTCGGAGCATTTCAGGCGGTAGGATCTGTGCTGGTGGTAGCCTTTATGATCGGCCCCCCGGTGACGGCTTATCTGCTGACAGACGATCTCAAACGAATGCTGATTTTAAGCGGGATCATTGGAGCAGTTAATGGAATCCTGGGGTATCAGGCGGCGGCCATGCTGGATGTGTCCATAGCAGGAACCATGGCTGTGGTTACCGGTTTAGTCTTCTTCCTTGTGTTTGTTTTTGCGCCTCACAGGGGACTGGTCCGTTCACTTCTCAGGCGAAGGAATCAGAAACTGGAATTTGCTAAAGCGACGCTGTTATTTCACCTTTCCAATCACGAAAACAGTACGGAAGAAAACGCGGAAGCAGGTATTGATACCATAAAGACGCATTTACACTGGACTGGAGAATTTACTTCGAAAATCATTAAATCCCTGGAACGGGAGGACTGCGTTCAGCTATCCGGTGGCCTGGTGAAACTGACCCCTGAAGGACGGTATGCCATAATGCGTAACTATATCACGCTTTTCTCACGATAA
- a CDS encoding metal-dependent transcriptional regulator encodes MTPNKEDYLKAIYKLGGMEELVSNKQIAETLQIAPASVTEMLGKLKREGLIHYEPYKGSCLTPEGIQVAISLVRGHRLWEVFLMRHLGYSWSEAHEDAELLEHITPSRLTARLDKFLNYPAYCPHGSAIPHPDGQIDHAPLLTLNLLPMGAASHIRRVKEEKELLDYLQESGITIGCSVRIIEAAAYEGPLTLDLEGRRVQISYKAACQIYVDET; translated from the coding sequence ATGACACCAAACAAAGAAGATTATTTAAAAGCTATTTATAAGCTCGGCGGTATGGAAGAGCTGGTAAGCAATAAGCAGATTGCTGAAACTTTGCAGATCGCCCCCGCTTCTGTGACGGAGATGCTTGGTAAGCTGAAGCGGGAGGGGTTAATCCATTATGAGCCTTACAAAGGTTCATGCCTGACGCCTGAGGGAATTCAGGTTGCAATTTCGCTGGTGCGGGGTCACCGGCTCTGGGAGGTCTTCCTGATGCGCCATCTTGGCTACTCGTGGAGTGAGGCGCATGAAGACGCGGAACTGCTTGAGCATATCACCCCGTCACGGCTGACCGCCCGTCTGGATAAATTTCTGAATTACCCGGCCTATTGCCCCCACGGCAGCGCAATTCCCCATCCTGACGGTCAAATCGATCACGCTCCGCTGCTGACCTTGAACCTGCTTCCTATGGGTGCGGCTTCCCATATCCGGCGTGTAAAGGAAGAAAAGGAACTGTTAGACTATCTGCAGGAAAGCGGAATCACCATTGGATGCTCTGTCCGCATTATAGAAGCTGCTGCATACGAAGGGCCGCTGACCCTCGACCTGGAAGGAAGACGTGTCCAAATCAGTTATAAGGCCGCCTGTCAAATCTATGTTGACGAGACATAG
- a CDS encoding metal ABC transporter solute-binding protein, Zn/Mn family has product MNQKMKGILSTILSFTLLLTGCSAPAANADSSKDKLNIVATTTMLADLVSSIGGERVTVNGLMGPGIDPHLYQASAGDVSLMQKADVVVYNGLHLEGKMGEIFESLSNQGSAVICIEKGLDESRLLAWEDDNSIHDPHIWFDVSLWKDAAKTVAKGLTDADPTGKADYDANLDAYLKELDETDTYIRGRADELPEKQRVLVTAHDAFQYFGKAYDFEVRGLQGISTDAEAGTADVSDLANFIVERQIKAIFVESSVPPKTIEALQAAVKAKGFDVSIGGELYSDSLGDAQSGANTYILTVKANINTIVDALK; this is encoded by the coding sequence ATGAATCAAAAAATGAAGGGCATTCTTAGTACGATCCTGAGTTTCACCTTATTGCTTACGGGCTGTTCTGCTCCGGCAGCAAACGCAGACTCATCAAAAGATAAATTAAATATAGTTGCTACCACCACCATGCTGGCTGATCTGGTTTCATCCATCGGCGGAGAACGGGTTACGGTTAACGGTCTGATGGGGCCAGGAATTGACCCGCATCTGTATCAGGCCAGTGCCGGAGATGTCTCCCTGATGCAGAAAGCGGATGTGGTAGTGTATAACGGCCTGCATCTAGAAGGAAAAATGGGGGAAATATTTGAAAGCCTGTCAAACCAGGGATCGGCAGTCATCTGTATTGAAAAGGGCTTAGACGAATCCAGGCTTCTGGCATGGGAGGATGACAACTCCATCCACGATCCTCATATCTGGTTCGATGTTTCCCTATGGAAGGATGCGGCTAAAACCGTTGCAAAAGGATTAACAGACGCCGATCCCACTGGAAAGGCGGACTATGATGCAAATCTGGACGCTTACTTAAAAGAGCTTGATGAGACGGATACGTACATTCGCGGCCGGGCTGATGAGCTGCCGGAAAAACAGCGCGTTCTGGTGACCGCTCACGATGCGTTTCAATACTTTGGCAAAGCCTATGACTTTGAGGTGCGGGGTCTGCAGGGCATCAGCACCGATGCGGAAGCAGGTACCGCCGATGTAAGTGATCTGGCCAATTTCATTGTGGAACGGCAGATAAAGGCAATTTTTGTAGAATCTTCCGTGCCGCCGAAAACTATTGAAGCGCTGCAGGCTGCGGTAAAAGCGAAGGGCTTTGATGTTTCCATCGGAGGGGAGCTTTATTCCGACTCCCTGGGCGATGCCCAGTCAGGAGCCAACACTTATATCCTGACCGTAAAAGCTAATATTAACACGATTGTAGATGCCTTAAAGTGA
- a CDS encoding helix-turn-helix domain-containing protein has protein sequence MILAEKIIALRKKAGWSQEELAYQMGVSRQSVSKWESGTSIPDLERILKLSQAFDVSTDYLLKEEMEADPVSIAMETDRDEVQKTVTLEIANHFMDIKIRGAKKAAFSIAAYVLSPVMLIFLGGLSELKDANISENMAGGLGVAILLMIVGIVTVFLVMNGMKMESYQYLEKEIFRLEYGVEGIVRKRMAEYEGTYRIFNVAGIFLCIICALPLMTAVALSSSDFVYVMCVVFLLIIVACAVFLFVIAGEKKGCFQMLLQEGDYTVEKKLEKKRTEYLHVIYWSTITAVYLGISFYTGNWSRTWIIWPCAGVMYAAVQASAAALKGKKMPH, from the coding sequence GTGATATTAGCAGAAAAAATTATTGCATTGCGTAAGAAGGCCGGATGGTCGCAGGAGGAGCTGGCTTACCAGATGGGCGTATCGAGGCAGTCAGTTTCTAAGTGGGAGTCCGGAACTTCGATTCCTGATTTAGAACGAATTTTAAAACTTAGTCAGGCATTTGATGTCAGTACGGATTATTTATTAAAGGAAGAGATGGAGGCAGATCCGGTATCTATTGCCATGGAAACTGATCGCGATGAGGTCCAGAAGACAGTTACCCTTGAAATAGCCAATCATTTTATGGATATCAAGATCCGCGGGGCGAAAAAGGCGGCCTTTAGTATTGCGGCTTATGTTCTGTCTCCGGTTATGCTGATTTTTCTGGGAGGATTATCAGAATTAAAAGATGCAAATATCAGTGAAAATATGGCAGGAGGATTGGGAGTGGCCATATTGCTGATGATTGTCGGAATTGTCACAGTATTTTTAGTAATGAATGGAATGAAAATGGAATCCTACCAATATTTGGAGAAAGAAATCTTTCGCCTGGAATATGGAGTAGAGGGGATCGTACGAAAAAGGATGGCAGAATATGAAGGAACCTATAGAATCTTTAATGTGGCAGGTATTTTTCTATGTATTATCTGCGCTTTGCCATTGATGACAGCGGTTGCGTTAAGCAGCTCTGACTTTGTCTATGTTATGTGCGTAGTCTTCCTGTTGATCATAGTAGCCTGTGCTGTATTTTTATTCGTAATAGCAGGAGAGAAAAAAGGCTGTTTCCAGATGCTGCTGCAAGAGGGGGATTATACAGTAGAGAAAAAACTGGAAAAGAAGCGGACAGAATACCTGCATGTGATCTATTGGAGTACCATTACCGCAGTATATCTCGGTATCAGCTTTTATACGGGAAATTGGAGCCGGACATGGATTATCTGGCCTTGCGCAGGAGTTATGTATGCGGCGGTGCAGGCGTCAGCTGCAGCACTGAAAGGTAAGAAAATGCCGCATTAA
- a CDS encoding MerR family transcriptional regulator — translation MKTISQVAELTGISTRTLQYYDEIGLLKPSELTPSGYRLYSDEVLQKLQQILFFKELDFKLKEINEILQKPEFDKIEAFRKQKKLLCLKRDRINKLIELLERLEKGEPCMSFKEFDLSEYIEALEQFKNQKADDVIKHWGSIENFDQLIQKIKDDESNVAKLAIKQFGSIEKYTEAMKYNLEHFSDLMEQSKELAKNKDEILQKSNDLYVNLTSDLTKDAASREIQDTVHEIVELSSENNLGIDMGDGIWDMVIESYSHDTVREITDKKYGAGASDYIMKALQYYFHN, via the coding sequence ATGAAAACTATAAGCCAGGTTGCTGAATTAACAGGTATCAGCACACGCACGCTGCAATACTATGATGAAATTGGTCTTTTAAAACCAAGTGAATTAACACCATCCGGTTATCGCCTGTACAGCGATGAAGTCTTGCAAAAGCTTCAGCAAATATTATTTTTTAAAGAACTGGATTTTAAACTGAAAGAAATTAATGAAATACTGCAAAAACCAGAATTTGATAAAATTGAAGCATTTAGGAAACAAAAGAAGTTACTTTGTTTAAAACGTGATCGGATCAATAAACTTATTGAGCTTCTGGAACGATTAGAAAAAGGAGAACCGTGCATGAGCTTTAAAGAATTTGACCTAAGTGAATATATCGAGGCATTGGAGCAATTCAAAAATCAAAAAGCAGACGATGTTATAAAACATTGGGGCAGCATTGAAAACTTCGATCAGCTTATACAAAAAATAAAAGATGATGAATCCAACGTAGCGAAACTTGCCATTAAACAATTTGGAAGTATTGAAAAATACACAGAAGCCATGAAATACAATCTGGAACATTTTTCGGATTTAATGGAACAATCAAAAGAACTCGCCAAAAATAAAGATGAAATTTTGCAGAAAAGCAATGATTTATACGTGAATTTAACTTCTGATTTAACAAAAGATGCTGCTTCCAGAGAAATTCAGGATACAGTTCACGAAATAGTGGAACTTTCCAGCGAAAACAATTTAGGGATAGATATGGGTGATGGCATCTGGGATATGGTAATAGAAAGCTATTCCCATGATACTGTCAGAGAAATCACTGATAAAAAATATGGAGCCGGTGCTTCCGATTATATTATGAAAGCATTGCAATATTATTTTCACAATTAA
- a CDS encoding metal ABC transporter ATP-binding protein, translating to MERQQDYAVEVEDLTVAYDAKPVLWDIDLKIPKGKLMAVVGPNGAGKTTLIKAMLGLLKPVTGAVRFLGGNDDIRTLKNRIGYVPQSGSVDWDFPATVQDVVLMGCYGKLGWIRRPGKPDVELAKQMLAKVGMQEYASRQISQLSGGQQQRVFLARALAQEAEVYFMDEPFKGVDAQTERAIVALLKELKEQNKTVVVVHHDLQTVPDYFDWVTLINLRVVACGPVEEVFHEDNLKKTYQSSGTLLRGVM from the coding sequence ATGGAAAGACAACAAGACTATGCAGTGGAGGTAGAGGATTTAACCGTAGCCTATGACGCCAAACCTGTCCTTTGGGATATTGACTTAAAAATCCCAAAGGGAAAACTGATGGCGGTGGTCGGTCCAAACGGAGCCGGTAAAACGACCTTAATCAAAGCTATGCTCGGACTCTTAAAGCCAGTCACCGGAGCCGTCCGGTTTCTTGGCGGAAATGATGATATACGTACCTTAAAGAACCGCATCGGCTATGTACCTCAAAGCGGCAGTGTGGACTGGGATTTCCCGGCCACGGTGCAGGATGTAGTGCTGATGGGCTGTTACGGCAAGTTAGGCTGGATCCGTCGTCCCGGTAAACCGGATGTGGAGCTGGCAAAACAAATGCTGGCAAAGGTAGGCATGCAGGAGTATGCTTCCCGACAGATCAGTCAGCTCTCCGGCGGCCAGCAGCAGCGGGTTTTCCTGGCCCGCGCCCTGGCACAGGAAGCAGAGGTCTACTTTATGGATGAACCCTTCAAGGGGGTAGACGCTCAGACGGAACGGGCGATCGTAGCACTGTTAAAAGAACTGAAGGAGCAGAATAAAACCGTGGTGGTCGTCCATCACGATCTGCAGACGGTACCTGATTACTTCGACTGGGTTACCCTGATTAATTTGCGGGTGGTTGCCTGCGGACCTGTGGAGGAAGTATTCCATGAAGACAATTTAAAAAAGACCTACCAAAGCTCCGGTACGCTTCTAAGGGGTGTGATGTGA
- a CDS encoding metal ABC transporter permease: MLSSIISLLSDYTFQTVALGSALLGLISGVLGSFAVLRRQSLLGDGVSHSALPGVVMAFVLSGSKNTEVLLMGALFSGLLATLLIVSIVRHTRVKFDSALALVMSVFFGLGLVLLTYVQKIPNSNQAGLKRFIFGQASTLLQRDIILMVICGLILLTLVLLFWKEFKLFTFDSDFAQSLGFSTKKLNLLLSFMIVLAIIIGLQTVGVILMSAMLITPAVAARQWTNKLWVMVTLSALFGAASGIAGTAASSLVPKLPTGPAIVVFVSAIVIISVLFAPGRGVLHRVYQRRKNRVLYKLEGGVPDGTTI; the protein is encoded by the coding sequence ATGTTAAGCAGTATTATTTCGTTACTTTCCGACTATACATTCCAGACTGTGGCTCTGGGTTCCGCCCTCTTAGGACTGATCAGCGGGGTACTCGGCAGCTTTGCAGTGCTTCGCAGGCAAAGCCTGCTGGGTGACGGGGTATCTCATTCCGCCCTCCCCGGTGTGGTGATGGCCTTTGTTCTTTCTGGCAGTAAAAATACAGAGGTTCTGCTGATGGGTGCCCTTTTTTCCGGTTTGCTGGCAACACTGTTAATTGTCAGTATTGTAAGGCATACCCGCGTAAAATTTGACAGCGCGCTGGCTCTGGTGATGTCCGTATTCTTTGGATTGGGCCTGGTGCTGCTCACTTACGTACAGAAGATTCCAAACTCCAATCAGGCCGGGCTGAAACGATTTATCTTCGGCCAGGCGTCCACGCTTTTACAGCGGGATATCATTCTGATGGTAATTTGCGGCCTTATATTATTGACACTGGTGCTGCTGTTCTGGAAAGAATTTAAGCTTTTCACTTTTGACAGCGACTTTGCCCAGAGCCTTGGCTTTTCCACAAAGAAACTGAATCTTCTGCTGTCATTTATGATTGTACTGGCAATCATTATCGGTTTGCAGACGGTGGGTGTTATTCTCATGAGCGCCATGCTGATTACCCCTGCAGTTGCCGCACGCCAGTGGACCAATAAGCTGTGGGTCATGGTAACCCTTTCAGCGCTTTTCGGAGCGGCGTCCGGTATTGCAGGAACGGCTGCAAGCTCTCTCGTACCAAAGCTGCCGACTGGCCCGGCTATTGTGGTTTTTGTTAGTGCCATCGTGATCATCAGTGTTTTGTTTGCCCCGGGACGCGGTGTTCTGCACAGGGTATATCAACGCAGAAAAAACAGGGTTTTATATAAGCTGGAAGGAGGTGTGCCGGATGGCACCACAATTTGA